A window of the Helianthus annuus cultivar XRQ/B chromosome 4, HanXRQr2.0-SUNRISE, whole genome shotgun sequence genome harbors these coding sequences:
- the LOC110937863 gene encoding COP1-interacting protein 7 has product MDPFTPLEYALFQLTPTRTRCDLLLCYGKNKEKLASGLVEPFISHLKLFKDQISKGGYSITLRPPTTNAFWFTKSTFQRLVRFINSPEVLERFIRLEREISQIENSNHNNDNEDQAGEVGSLSSDGSTKKSTDPSKIKAGEAGDNAQEENSKIQLQRLLETRKAMLRKEQAMAYHRALVAGFETENMNDLILFADHFGASRLREACIEFRDLCKKKHNDGLWMDELAAMAAYPPSELAYTGTSGILIATESNASTLNNELSFEHEGDKSTDQVPSTPSNVPMQMPWPNQMPYMYNYPGPQGPRYPYPYPGMPPYYPAHMNWPVNADDSSHGRHHRSSSKKKSKSLLPESSDEEDEDSDEDGESDSVSDSGTVSKHEKSSKKNKKKSSKTVVIRNINYITSNRKNSDGGSDDSAEDEVDGVLETLAKHHSKSSKSHEKKKKDADLDTDSGKRNENWDAFQNLLLKDDDQDEHFANRNDAMDVGAESYVKNHPKARAKANDSFVVPDRNGFDESRKVGSHDFENGETFRMKGRDSSDADLVVSHRFGDGTNGTTGLRDLGSESSMIRNKRDGDWFVVKNSESPIEKSTFNDDYASMRGDVFSSETNKKTELIDDSFMVQPQTTVAYDSQWRSTDVSMVESINKPDANESSQAAKTGSYEPDDLYLMVSRDSGVEPSVRSSWTPEIDYGTEAQFTKSEPKPAPIETKDQTEESPVKAKAKKVTKPRPLSRSLPTDKRTPFVSRSVVPKSKREQEDEIRKRVEELAAERQRRIAERTAASASTKKPVIQKGSSGTPKKTTTKATGK; this is encoded by the exons ATGGATCCCTTCACCCCTCTTGAATATGCTCTGTTTCAACTTACTCCTACCAGAACAAG ATGTGATCTTTTGCTATGCTATGGGAAAAACAAAGAGAAATTAGCATCTGGATTAGTGGAGCCTTTCATATCTCACTTGAAATTGTTTAAAGATCAAATCTCGAAAGGGGGTTACTCGATCACTCTTCGTCCACCAACCACTAATGCTTTTTGGTTCACCAAATCCACTTTTCAAAG GCTTGTGCGCTTCATAAACTCGCCTGAAGTTCTTGAGAGGTTTATAAGATTAGAACGAGAAATTTCGCAAATTGAGAACTCTAATCATAACAATGACAATGAAGACCAAGCTGGCGAAG TTGGAAGTTTATCGTCTGATGGAAGCACTAAGAAGTCTACCGATCCCTCCAAG ATCAAAGCTGGAGAAGCTGGTGATAATGCACAAGAAGAAAATTCCAA GATTCAACTTCAACGACTATTGGAGACACGAAAAGCGATGCTTCGGAAAGAACAAGCAATGGCTTATCATCGTGCGCTTGTGGCTGGATTTGAGACAGAAAACATGAACGATCTCATATTGTTTGCTGATCATTTTGGAGCATCACGTTTAAG GGAAGCATGCATAGAATTCAGAGATTTATGCAAAAAGAAGCACAATGATGGTCTATGGATGGATGAGTTAGCGGCAATGGCTGCGTATCCCCCTTCAGAACTAGCGTACACCGGTACCTCGGGAATACTAATTGCAACCGAAAGTAACGCTTCAACGTTAAATAATGAGCTCAGCTTCGAGCACGAAGGTGACAAAAGCACTGATCAGGTACCATCGACTCCTTCAAATGTCCCGATGCAGATGCCATGGCCAAACCAGATGCCGTATATGTACAATTATCCGGGCCCACAAGGTCCACGTTACCCGTATCCATACCCTGGTATGCCGCCATATTATCCGGCTCATATGAACTGGCCCGTAAACGCTGACGACTCTAGCCATGGCCGACATCATAGATCATCTTCGAAAAAGAAGTCGAAATCTCTATTACCTGAATCCTCCGACGAAGAAGATGAGGATAGCGATGAAGACGGTGAGTCTGATTCGGTTAGTGATTCAGGTACCGTGTCGAAGCATGAAAAGTCAAGtaaaaagaacaaaaagaagTCTTCGAAAACGGTTGTTATCCGAAACATTAATTATATTACTTCCAATAGGAAGAATTCTGATGGAGGTAGTGATGATTCGGCCGAAGATGAAGTTGACGGTGTTCTTGAAACGTTGGCGAAACACCATAGCAAGTCGTCGAAATCACACGAGAAGAAGAAAAAAGATGCGGATTTAGATACTGATTCGGGAAAACGAAATGAGAATTGGGATGCGTTCCAAAATCTGCTCTTGAAAGATGATGATCAAGATGAGCATTTCGCAAACCGAAATGATGCGATGGATGTCGGTGCGGAAAGTTATGTGAAAAATCATCCGAAAGCGAGAGCCAAAGCCAACGACTCTTTTGTGGTTCCTGATAGAAACGGATTCGATGAATCGAGAAAAGTCGGCTCTCATGATTTTGAAAACGGTGAGACTTTTAGGATGAAGGGTAGAGATTCTTCGGATGCTGATCTGGTAGTTTCGCACAGATTCGGTGACGGAACCAATGGAACGACGGGTTTACGGGATCTTGGATCCGAATCGTCGATGATTAGAAACAAAAGGGACGGAGATTGGTTTGTGGTCAAGAATTCCGAGAGTCCGATCGAAAAGTCAACATTTAATGATGACTATGCTTCAATGAGAGGCGACGTTTTTTCATCTGAAACAAACAAAAAGACTGAACTCATAGATGATTCTTTCATGGTACAACCCCAAACAACGGTTGCATATGATTCACAATGGCGGTCAACCGACGTTAGCATGGTCGAGAGCATTAACAAGCCCGATGCCAATGAGTCTAGCCAGGCAGCGAAAACCGGATCTTATGAGCCAGATGACCTCTATTTGATGGTCTCACGGGATTCTGGGGTCGAGCCATCGGTTAGGTCCTCGTGGACCCCGGAAATAGACTATGGGACCGAGGCTCAGTTCACAAAGTCTGAACCCAAGCCGGCTCCTATTGAGACGAAAGATCAAACCGAAGAGTCTCCGGTCAAAGCTAAAGCGAAGAAGGTGACAAAGCCTCGACCTTTGTCGAGATCTCTCCCGACGGACAAGAGGACACCTTTCGTGAGTCGGTCAGTGGTTCCCAAGAGCAAAAGAGAACAG GAAGATGAGATTCGAAAGAGGGTGGAAGAACTAGCGGCCGAACGACAAAGGAGAATCGCCGAAAGAACCGCAGCGAGTGCTTCTACGAAGAAGCCTGTTATCCAAAAGGGCAGTTCTGGTACACCTAAGAAAACTACTACAAAGGCGACCGGCAAGTAA